A window of Cellulomonas fimi contains these coding sequences:
- a CDS encoding SGNH/GDSL hydrolase family protein: protein MSRFLRTTRSAVLAVVAAIAVVGAVAPASAAPPRAPSGPPARVVYDALGDSFASGYGVPPYSACGRSQGAYPVRLDGRQRVRLDDFVACAGATTTSLVAGGQLAALDADTDLVTLTIGGNDVGWSTAVVACLGGTDAQCSAALAVVTARITDELPARLDSVYGAVAAAAPDAHVVVAGYPRLFSPEHGAYLAASVDELRALNAAADTLATVVSAASDRSGFRYVDVRKRFDGHGANAPDPWILGPTDPAAFHPTADGYAAYAAAVTSALGPCRRS, encoded by the coding sequence ATGAGCAGGTTCCTGCGGACGACGAGGTCCGCCGTCCTGGCCGTGGTCGCCGCGATCGCCGTCGTCGGGGCGGTCGCCCCGGCGTCCGCCGCGCCGCCACGGGCACCGTCCGGGCCCCCGGCACGCGTCGTGTACGACGCCCTCGGCGACTCGTTCGCGTCCGGCTACGGCGTCCCGCCGTACTCGGCCTGCGGCCGCTCGCAGGGTGCCTACCCTGTCCGGCTCGACGGGCGTCAGCGCGTGCGGCTCGACGACTTCGTCGCGTGCGCGGGCGCCACGACGACCTCGCTCGTGGCCGGCGGGCAGCTCGCCGCGCTCGACGCCGACACCGACCTCGTCACGCTGACGATCGGCGGCAACGACGTCGGTTGGTCGACCGCGGTCGTCGCGTGCCTCGGCGGCACCGACGCGCAGTGCAGCGCGGCGCTCGCGGTCGTCACCGCGCGCATCACGGACGAGCTGCCCGCCCGCCTCGACTCCGTCTACGGCGCGGTCGCCGCGGCCGCGCCCGACGCCCACGTCGTCGTCGCCGGGTACCCGCGGCTGTTCTCGCCCGAGCACGGCGCCTACCTCGCCGCCTCGGTCGACGAGCTGCGCGCCCTCAACGCGGCCGCGGACACGCTCGCCACGGTCGTCTCGGCCGCGTCCGACCGCAGCGGCTTCCGGTACGTCGACGTCCGCAAGCGGTTCGACGGCCACGGCGCGAACGCACCCGACCCGTGGATCCTCGGGCCGACCGACCCCGCCGCGTTCCACCCGACCGCCGACGGCTACGCGGCGTACGCGGCGGCGGTCACCTCGGCGCTCGGGCCCTGCCGGCGGAGCTGA
- a CDS encoding dihydrofolate reductase family protein, whose protein sequence is MGQLIYSMFTSLDGYAADRTGSSDWGGALDPELHDFVSDRSRPVGTYLYGRRMYETMSFWETALDTPDPPDFVRTYAEVWQAADKVVYSTTLDTLTTARTTLERTFDPAAVRARVDALDRDVTIDGPTLAAHALRAGIVDEVQPYVAPVSVGGGLRFWPDDVRLDLDLVEQRPFGNGTTWSRYRVRR, encoded by the coding sequence ATGGGACAGCTCATCTACTCGATGTTCACCTCGCTCGACGGCTACGCGGCCGACAGGACCGGGAGCAGCGACTGGGGCGGCGCGCTCGACCCCGAGCTCCACGACTTCGTCTCCGACCGGTCGCGGCCCGTCGGCACCTACCTCTACGGCCGGCGCATGTACGAGACGATGTCGTTCTGGGAGACCGCGCTCGACACCCCGGACCCGCCGGACTTCGTCCGGACCTACGCCGAGGTCTGGCAGGCCGCCGACAAGGTCGTCTACTCGACGACGCTCGACACCCTGACCACCGCGCGCACGACGCTGGAGCGGACCTTCGACCCTGCGGCGGTGCGCGCACGCGTCGACGCGCTCGACCGCGACGTCACGATCGACGGCCCGACGCTCGCCGCGCACGCCCTGCGCGCCGGGATCGTCGACGAGGTCCAGCCCTACGTCGCACCCGTGTCCGTCGGCGGGGGCCTGCGGTTCTGGCCCGACGACGTGCGGCTCGACCTCGACCTCGTCGAGCAGCGCCCGTTCGGCAACGGCACGACGTGGTCCCGCTACCGCGTGCGGCGCTGA
- a CDS encoding ArsR/SmtB family transcription factor, with product MQDVEVIEDAEAAAAALDPVRARLLRELAVPASAAGLAARVGIARQKVNYHLKALEAHGLVELAEERRHGGITERVLRASAAAYVVSPAVVTASAADPDDKADHLSAAYLVALAGRLVREVGTLARRAGTSGRRVPTLTIDTQIGFRSAADRAAFADDLTAAVLDLAARYHHDDGRPHRLVVAAHPLPEETTP from the coding sequence ATGCAGGACGTCGAGGTCATCGAGGACGCGGAGGCCGCCGCCGCCGCGCTGGATCCCGTCCGGGCGCGGCTGCTCCGCGAGCTCGCCGTCCCGGCCTCCGCCGCCGGGCTCGCCGCGCGCGTCGGCATCGCCCGCCAGAAGGTCAACTACCACCTCAAGGCGCTCGAGGCGCACGGGCTCGTCGAGCTCGCCGAGGAGCGCCGGCACGGCGGCATCACCGAGCGAGTGCTGCGCGCGTCGGCGGCGGCCTACGTCGTCTCCCCCGCGGTCGTCACGGCGTCCGCGGCAGACCCCGACGACAAGGCCGACCACCTGTCCGCGGCCTACCTCGTCGCGCTCGCCGGCCGGCTGGTCCGCGAGGTCGGCACCCTCGCGCGGCGGGCCGGCACGTCGGGCCGGCGAGTGCCCACGCTCACGATCGACACGCAGATCGGCTTCCGCTCCGCCGCCGACCGGGCGGCCTTCGCCGACGACCTCACCGCCGCGGTGCTCGACCTGGCCGCGCGCTACCACCACGACGACGGTCGCCCGCACCGGCTCGTCGTCGCCGCCCACCCCCTCCCCGAGGAGACGACACCATGA
- a CDS encoding SRPBCC family protein, which produces MSTTTPDVPYRLEFTVEVPGTPEQVWDAIATAKGMSAWFAQTELDEREGGALRFVMGPDMDSVGRVVRWDPPHRLVYDEDWAALMGKDPDTLSPLTSEFVVEAQSGGTCVVRVTTSGFGVGADWESEWWDSLAPGWMPSFDNLRVYLAHFAGQEATRFEASVSRPGEPKAVWSAMHEALGLGDEGATVDVRGSTGTVERVGDHQTLVRLISPVPGVLNVYAFEDGDGGVAAGVRAFLFSPDAAEHARREEPAWQAWLDDLSVPA; this is translated from the coding sequence ATGAGCACCACCACCCCGGACGTCCCGTACCGCCTCGAGTTCACCGTCGAGGTCCCCGGCACCCCCGAGCAGGTCTGGGACGCCATCGCGACCGCGAAGGGCATGAGCGCCTGGTTCGCGCAGACCGAGCTCGACGAGCGCGAGGGCGGCGCCCTGCGGTTCGTCATGGGCCCCGACATGGACTCCGTCGGCCGCGTCGTCCGCTGGGACCCGCCGCACCGCCTCGTCTACGACGAGGACTGGGCCGCCCTCATGGGCAAGGACCCCGACACCCTCAGCCCGCTCACGTCCGAGTTCGTCGTCGAGGCGCAGTCCGGCGGCACGTGCGTCGTGCGCGTCACGACCAGCGGGTTCGGCGTCGGCGCCGACTGGGAGTCGGAGTGGTGGGACAGCCTCGCGCCGGGCTGGATGCCGTCCTTCGACAACCTGCGCGTCTACCTCGCGCACTTCGCCGGCCAGGAGGCGACGCGGTTCGAGGCGTCCGTCTCGCGGCCCGGCGAGCCCAAGGCCGTCTGGTCGGCGATGCACGAGGCGCTCGGGCTCGGCGACGAGGGCGCGACCGTCGACGTGCGCGGCTCGACCGGCACCGTCGAGCGCGTGGGCGACCACCAGACGCTCGTGCGGCTCATCTCACCCGTGCCGGGCGTGCTCAACGTCTACGCGTTCGAGGACGGTGACGGCGGCGTGGCGGCCGGTGTGCGGGCGTTCCTGTTCTCCCCCGACGCCGCCGAGCACGCGCGGCGCGAGGAGCCCGCGTGGCAGGCGTGGCTCGACGACCTGTCGGTCCCGGCCTGA
- a CDS encoding DinB family protein, translating into MIDDHAKTSLLDDLRWTRASLLGKLDGLSEYDVRRPLTETGTNLLGLVKHLAVTEARYLGEIFGRPFSEPIPRWDDSAGNRAHLWVTADESRADVVERYRRACAHADATVEALPVDAPGHVPWWPRPDVLLFDVLVHVLTETARHAGHADIMRESLDGATGMAAGPVPTVDEAARAARAEHRATVEAAARAAAARSS; encoded by the coding sequence ATGATCGACGACCACGCGAAGACGTCCCTGCTCGACGACCTGCGCTGGACGCGGGCGTCGCTGCTCGGCAAGCTCGACGGGCTGTCCGAGTACGACGTGCGGCGCCCGCTGACGGAGACGGGCACGAACCTGCTCGGCCTGGTCAAGCACCTCGCGGTCACGGAGGCCCGGTACCTCGGCGAGATCTTCGGCCGGCCGTTCTCCGAGCCGATCCCGCGGTGGGACGACTCGGCCGGCAACCGCGCCCACCTGTGGGTGACCGCGGACGAGTCGCGGGCGGACGTGGTCGAGCGCTACCGCCGGGCCTGCGCGCACGCGGACGCGACGGTCGAGGCGCTCCCCGTCGACGCCCCGGGGCACGTGCCGTGGTGGCCGCGGCCGGACGTGCTGCTGTTCGACGTCCTGGTGCACGTGCTGACCGAGACGGCCCGCCACGCCGGTCACGCGGACATCATGCGGGAGAGTCTCGACGGCGCGACCGGCATGGCGGCGGGACCGGTCCCGACCGTCGACGAGGCCGCGCGCGCCGCACGCGCGGAGCACCGGGCCACGGTCGAGGCCGCCGCCCGGGCCGCCGCGGCGCGCTCGTCCTGA
- a CDS encoding S1C family serine protease, whose protein sequence is MDDDVLDAYSRTVSGVAERVLPSVASLTVVTARGRGAGSASVVTRDRHLLTSAHVVAGARTVETAFLDGTTVDADVVGSDPLSDLAVLRARDDLPDPVELGDAARLRVGQLVIALGNPLGLAGSVTAGIVSALGRSLPTASGRVVDEVVQTDAALNPGNSGGVLADGSGRMVGVNTALAGIGVGLAVPVNATTRQIVDALMTRGRVRRAWLGIAGIQVALSPELAARMGSRTGLQVAEVSPGSPAAEAGLRRGDVVVELDGNRVVTATAVQRLMVEDAIDRRIEVTVWRNGALVDVLAYPRELVTP, encoded by the coding sequence ATGGACGACGACGTGCTGGACGCCTACTCGCGCACGGTCTCGGGCGTCGCGGAGCGCGTGCTCCCGAGCGTCGCGAGCCTCACCGTCGTGACGGCGCGCGGCCGGGGCGCGGGGTCCGCGAGCGTCGTCACGCGCGACCGGCACCTGCTCACCAGCGCGCACGTGGTCGCGGGCGCGCGGACCGTCGAGACCGCGTTCCTCGACGGCACGACGGTCGACGCGGACGTCGTCGGCAGCGACCCGCTGTCGGACCTCGCCGTGCTGCGGGCGCGCGACGACCTGCCCGACCCGGTCGAGCTCGGCGACGCCGCGCGGCTGCGCGTCGGGCAGCTCGTCATCGCGCTCGGCAACCCGCTCGGCCTCGCGGGCAGCGTCACGGCCGGGATCGTGTCGGCGCTCGGGCGGTCGCTGCCGACGGCGTCGGGCCGGGTCGTCGACGAGGTCGTGCAGACCGACGCCGCGCTGAACCCCGGCAACAGCGGCGGCGTGCTGGCCGACGGGTCAGGGCGCATGGTCGGCGTCAACACCGCGCTCGCGGGCATCGGGGTCGGGCTGGCCGTGCCGGTCAACGCGACGACACGGCAGATCGTCGACGCGCTCATGACCCGGGGGCGGGTCCGCCGGGCGTGGCTCGGCATCGCGGGCATCCAGGTCGCGCTGTCGCCCGAGCTCGCCGCCCGGATGGGGTCGCGCACCGGCCTGCAGGTCGCCGAGGTGTCGCCCGGCAGCCCGGCGGCGGAGGCCGGGCTGCGGCGCGGGGACGTCGTGGTCGAGCTCGACGGCAACCGCGTCGTCACCGCGACCGCCGTGCAGCGGCTCATGGTCGAGGACGCGATCGACCGGCGCATCGAGGTCACCGTGTGGCGCAACGGCGCGCTCGTCGACGTCCTCGCCTACCCGCGCGAGCTCGTCACCCCCTGA
- a CDS encoding cellulose binding domain-containing protein, giving the protein MRHPTPTRLRGTLLAAAVAVLALVGLTAPAVAALPDSVRAAGAVRAAATAGCGRPAGLATGTHTISSGGQQRTFRLDVPSGYDPNRAYRLVVGLHWWHGTASDVVNQGFYGLKPLAGTSTVFVAPQGIDNAWPNSNGRDVTFIDDVLRTVEQALCIDTTQRFATGFSYGGGMSNALACARADVFRAVAVLNGAQLSGCTGGTQPIAYLGSHGVVDDVLNISQGRALRDRALRNNGCQAQQAPEPAAGSGTHTRTAYTCRDGYPVVWLASDSGHQWDARDRGQQQSWVPGEIWRFFTSLPSTTPNPTPTPTPTPTPTPTPTPTTSPTPTPTPTVTTPPPAGACTATFRTVNSWPGGFQAEVTVRAGSPTSSWSVGWRTSGERVDQVWNGTLTAQGDQLTVRNVAWNGGLPAGGTATFGLLGSGTPPTPALTCTSA; this is encoded by the coding sequence GTGCGCCATCCCACACCGACCCGCCTGCGCGGGACCCTGCTGGCGGCCGCCGTCGCCGTCCTCGCGCTCGTCGGGCTCACCGCCCCCGCCGTCGCGGCCCTGCCCGACTCGGTGCGCGCCGCGGGCGCGGTCCGCGCCGCCGCCACCGCCGGTTGCGGCCGCCCCGCCGGGCTCGCGACCGGCACCCACACGATCAGCAGCGGCGGCCAGCAGCGCACGTTCCGCCTCGACGTGCCCTCCGGCTACGACCCGAACCGCGCCTACCGGCTCGTGGTCGGGCTGCACTGGTGGCACGGCACCGCGTCCGACGTCGTCAACCAGGGCTTCTACGGGCTCAAGCCGCTCGCCGGCACCAGCACGGTCTTCGTCGCGCCCCAGGGCATCGACAACGCGTGGCCCAACAGCAACGGCCGCGACGTGACGTTCATCGACGACGTGCTGCGCACCGTCGAGCAGGCGCTCTGCATCGACACCACCCAGCGGTTCGCCACGGGCTTCAGCTACGGCGGCGGCATGAGCAACGCGCTGGCCTGCGCGCGCGCCGACGTCTTCCGGGCCGTCGCGGTGCTCAACGGCGCCCAGCTCTCCGGGTGCACGGGCGGCACCCAGCCGATCGCCTACCTCGGCTCGCACGGCGTCGTGGACGACGTCCTCAACATCTCCCAGGGACGCGCCCTGCGGGACCGCGCGCTGCGCAACAACGGCTGCCAGGCGCAGCAGGCGCCCGAGCCGGCCGCCGGGAGCGGGACGCACACGCGCACCGCGTACACGTGCCGCGACGGCTACCCCGTGGTGTGGCTCGCCTCCGACAGCGGCCACCAGTGGGACGCGCGGGACCGCGGGCAGCAGCAGTCGTGGGTCCCCGGTGAGATCTGGCGGTTCTTCACGTCGCTGCCGTCCACGACGCCGAACCCGACCCCCACCCCGACGCCCACGCCGACCCCCACCCCGACGCCGACGCCCACCACGAGCCCGACGCCGACCCCCACGCCGACCGTCACGACCCCGCCGCCCGCCGGCGCGTGCACGGCGACGTTCCGCACCGTCAACTCGTGGCCCGGCGGCTTCCAGGCCGAGGTCACGGTCCGCGCCGGTTCCCCGACCTCGTCGTGGAGCGTCGGCTGGCGGACGTCGGGCGAGCGGGTCGACCAGGTCTGGAACGGGACGCTGACCGCGCAGGGCGACCAGCTGACCGTGCGGAACGTCGCGTGGAACGGTGGCCTGCCCGCGGGCGGCACGGCGACGTTCGGGCTCCTCGGCAGCGGGACGCCGCCGACCCCCGCCCTCACCTGCACGAGCGCCTGA
- a CDS encoding ABC transporter permease yields the protein MTRPTGRQGPLRDLALGARLAVAGGRAGWARLALVGAGVGLGVALLLLATAIPSVLDARADRVAAREVPRTLADGSDGVAPDETTVLTYPVRSHVQGAPAEGLLLQAEGDDPVLPPGVAVMPAPGELVVSPALGRLLASDEGEAVRGRWGDRVVGEIGPAGLAGPGELRVYAGTDALTPETGVRTASFGTAVPDADAGPLLLLLGIVALVVLLLPVAIFVTTAVRFGGESRDRRLAALRLVGADVATTRRIAAGETLVGATLGLAVGALLAVVVGASMDAWVPAELGFYPGDVRPVPLLAALVVVLVPVASVVVTISAMRRVVAEPLGVVRRARGVRRRLWWRLVLPVGGGLLLLPLRDGADAVSSSPWTLMLGLVLLLVGVALLLPWLVDAVVRRLSPGGVAWQLAVRRLQLDSGTSVRAVSGIAVSVAGLVAMHGLVGAVETAYESGGGDAPGRVVEVYGQRTDNAWRTAVAAAPGVVDVHVLAGVRLVADDGSDVELLAQVGDCAALALEADIDDCAAGDAFVAAAPDVTAPWAGMTFRVSTEDGPGRQWTVPADARTVPADARYAGSGVASWLLLTPQAADGLVLADAGEEVRVVVDPAVPDAMDHLRTAVLRVDPTAYVTPGAERVATTMDTVRAALLVGTIGLLVVVGASLLVDVLEQLRERRRLLAVLLAFGTRRRTLGVSVLYQVAVPVALGLALAVATGAGLAAVLQRAAGAGVRLDWFGIGTTSGTAAAVVLLTTAATLPLLWRLTRPGALRSE from the coding sequence ATGACGCGCCCGACGGGACGCCAGGGCCCGCTCCGCGACCTGGCGCTCGGCGCCCGGCTCGCCGTCGCGGGCGGTCGCGCCGGGTGGGCGCGGCTCGCGCTCGTGGGCGCCGGCGTCGGGCTCGGCGTCGCGCTCCTGCTGCTCGCGACCGCGATCCCGTCCGTGCTCGACGCCCGGGCCGACCGGGTCGCCGCCCGGGAGGTCCCGCGGACGCTCGCCGACGGGTCGGACGGCGTCGCGCCCGACGAGACGACCGTGCTCACGTACCCCGTCCGGTCGCACGTGCAGGGCGCGCCGGCCGAGGGGCTGCTGCTGCAGGCGGAGGGCGACGATCCCGTGCTTCCGCCGGGTGTCGCGGTCATGCCCGCCCCGGGCGAGCTCGTGGTGTCGCCCGCGCTCGGGAGGCTCCTCGCCTCCGACGAGGGGGAGGCGGTCCGCGGCCGCTGGGGGGACCGCGTCGTCGGGGAGATCGGCCCGGCCGGCCTGGCCGGTCCCGGCGAGCTCCGGGTCTACGCCGGGACCGACGCGCTCACGCCGGAGACCGGTGTGCGCACCGCGTCGTTCGGCACGGCCGTCCCCGACGCCGACGCCGGGCCGCTGCTCCTGCTGCTGGGCATCGTCGCGCTCGTCGTGCTCCTGCTGCCGGTCGCGATCTTCGTGACGACCGCCGTCCGGTTCGGCGGCGAGTCGCGCGACCGCCGGCTCGCGGCGCTGCGGCTCGTCGGGGCGGACGTCGCGACGACCCGCCGGATCGCGGCGGGCGAGACGCTCGTCGGCGCGACGCTGGGGCTCGCCGTCGGCGCGCTGCTGGCGGTCGTGGTGGGTGCCTCGATGGACGCGTGGGTGCCCGCCGAGCTGGGGTTCTACCCCGGTGACGTGCGGCCCGTCCCGCTGCTCGCCGCGCTCGTCGTCGTGCTGGTGCCCGTCGCGTCGGTCGTCGTCACGATCTCCGCGATGCGCCGCGTGGTCGCCGAGCCGCTCGGGGTCGTCCGCCGGGCCCGCGGCGTGCGTCGTCGGCTGTGGTGGCGGCTCGTGCTGCCCGTGGGCGGTGGCCTCCTGCTGCTGCCGCTGCGGGACGGGGCCGACGCGGTCTCCTCCTCGCCGTGGACCCTCATGCTCGGCCTCGTGCTGCTCCTGGTCGGGGTCGCGCTCCTGCTGCCCTGGCTCGTCGACGCCGTCGTGCGCCGGCTCTCTCCCGGCGGCGTCGCGTGGCAGCTCGCCGTGCGCCGCCTGCAGCTCGACAGCGGGACGTCGGTCCGTGCGGTGTCGGGGATCGCGGTGTCCGTCGCGGGACTCGTCGCCATGCACGGCCTCGTGGGCGCCGTCGAGACCGCGTACGAGAGCGGGGGCGGCGACGCCCCGGGGCGCGTCGTCGAGGTCTACGGCCAGCGCACCGACAACGCGTGGCGCACCGCGGTCGCGGCCGCTCCCGGGGTCGTCGACGTGCACGTCCTGGCCGGCGTGCGGCTGGTCGCCGACGACGGCAGCGACGTCGAGCTCCTGGCGCAGGTGGGGGACTGCGCGGCGCTCGCGCTGGAGGCGGACATCGACGACTGCGCCGCGGGTGACGCCTTCGTGGCGGCGGCCCCGGACGTCACCGCGCCGTGGGCGGGCATGACGTTCCGGGTCTCGACCGAGGACGGTCCCGGCCGGCAGTGGACGGTGCCCGCTGACGCGCGGACCGTGCCCGCCGACGCGCGGTACGCGGGGTCCGGTGTCGCGTCGTGGCTGCTGCTCACGCCGCAGGCGGCGGACGGGCTGGTGCTCGCCGACGCGGGCGAGGAGGTGCGGGTCGTGGTCGACCCCGCCGTCCCCGACGCGATGGACCACCTCCGCACGGCCGTGCTGCGCGTCGACCCCACGGCGTACGTGACGCCGGGCGCAGAACGGGTCGCGACGACGATGGACACCGTGCGCGCCGCGCTGCTCGTGGGCACGATCGGCCTGCTGGTCGTCGTGGGGGCGAGCCTGCTGGTCGACGTCCTGGAGCAGCTCCGTGAGCGCCGCCGGCTGCTCGCCGTGCTGCTCGCGTTCGGGACCCGCCGCAGGACGCTCGGCGTGTCCGTGCTCTACCAGGTGGCGGTGCCCGTGGCGCTCGGGCTCGCGCTCGCGGTCGCGACGGGGGCCGGGCTCGCTGCGGTGCTGCAGCGCGCGGCCGGTGCGGGCGTCCGGCTCGACTGGTTCGGCATCGGCACGACGTCGGGCACCGCGGCGGCCGTCGTGCTGCTGACGACCGCCGCGACGCTCCCGCTCCTGTGGCGCCTCACGCGCCCGGGCGCGCTGCGCAGCGAGTGA
- a CDS encoding ABC transporter ATP-binding protein, with amino-acid sequence MTHAPILAADDLHVRFGATTALDSASLDVRAGEVLALMGPSGSGKSTLLHCLAGILRPDAGTVTYAGRDLTAMSDAERSALRRTQFGFVFQFGQLVPELTCRENVALPLRLTGVGRREAHRTADEWLARLEVDDTADKRPGEVSGGQGQRVAVARSLVVRPRVVFADEPTGALDSLNGERVMELFVSAARDTGAAVVLVTHEVRVAAYSDREVVVRDGRVRTPELAR; translated from the coding sequence ATGACGCACGCCCCGATCCTCGCCGCCGACGACCTGCACGTGCGCTTCGGCGCCACCACCGCCCTCGACTCCGCGTCGCTCGACGTCCGCGCGGGCGAGGTGCTGGCCCTCATGGGGCCGTCCGGGTCCGGCAAGTCGACGCTGCTGCACTGCCTCGCGGGCATCCTGCGGCCCGACGCGGGCACCGTCACGTACGCCGGGCGCGATCTCACCGCGATGTCCGACGCCGAGCGCAGCGCCCTGCGGCGCACGCAGTTCGGATTCGTGTTCCAGTTCGGGCAGCTCGTGCCCGAGCTCACGTGCCGCGAGAACGTCGCGCTCCCGCTGCGCCTCACGGGCGTCGGGCGTCGCGAGGCGCACCGCACCGCCGACGAGTGGCTCGCCCGGCTCGAGGTCGACGACACCGCCGACAAGCGCCCGGGGGAGGTGTCGGGCGGCCAGGGGCAGCGCGTCGCCGTCGCCCGCTCGCTCGTCGTGCGGCCGCGGGTCGTCTTCGCCGACGAGCCGACGGGCGCGCTCGACTCGCTCAACGGCGAGCGCGTGATGGAGCTGTTCGTCTCCGCGGCGCGCGACACCGGCGCGGCCGTCGTGCTCGTCACCCACGAGGTGCGCGTCGCCGCGTACTCCGACCGCGAGGTCGTCGTCCGCGACGGTCGCGTCCGCACCCCGGAGCTCGCCCGATGA